A portion of the Bubalus kerabau isolate K-KA32 ecotype Philippines breed swamp buffalo chromosome 1, PCC_UOA_SB_1v2, whole genome shotgun sequence genome contains these proteins:
- the LOC129629890 gene encoding protocadherin alpha-9-like, producing MLCASQGKQGNRNLLLLFVTLAAWETGSGQVRYSVMEEAKHGTFVGHIAQDLRLELQELVPRLFQLDSKGLGDLLEVNLQNGILFVNSRIDREELCGRSAECSIHLEVIVDRPLQVFHVEVEVKDINDNPPVFLGTQKNLFIAESRPLDSRFPLEGASDADIGENALLTYRLSSSEYFSLEVPTTDQQVKPLSLVLRKPLDREESPELHLVLTATDRGKPELTGTVQLLINVLDVNDNTPVFDRTLYAVKLAENVPNGTLVIKLNASDVDEGLNADIIYSFSSDASPDIKFKFYIDPVSGEITVTGRIDFEERKTYKIRVEATDKGYPPLTGHCTVLVEVLDTNDNAPKLTIKTLWLPVKEDAQLGTIIALISVIDGDEGENGQVTCSLTPHVPFKLVSTFKNYYSLVLDSALDRESVANYEVVVTARDGGSPPLSAKASVSVEVADVNDNAPAFPQPEYTVFVKENNSPGCHIFTVSARDADAQENALVSYSLVERRVGDRALSSYVSVHAESGKVYALQPLDHEELELLQFQVSARDAGVPPLGSNVTLQVFVLDENDNAPALLPPGPGGGPSAVSQVVSRSVDAGHVVAKVRAVDADSGYNAWLSYELQPAAGGARSPFRVGLYTGEISTTRALDEADAPRQSLLVLVKDHGEPALTATATVLLSLEDSGQAPKASSRALSGAAGAETALVDVNVYLIIAICAVSSLLVLTLLLYMALRCSAPPSEGVCGPVKPRLVCSSAVGSWSYSQERRQRVCSGEGPPKTDLMAFSPSLPPCPGSVANDPQASLDSSGKVGHSIFYLFIFVFHLEKYLNYLLRHIRMVFIHLS from the coding sequence ATGCTGTGCGCAAGTCAAGGCAAACAAGGGAACCGGAATCTACTACTGCTGTTTGTCACCCTcgcagcctgggagacagggaGTGGCCAGGTTCGTTATTCAGTTATGGAGGAGGCCAAACACGGCACCTTCGTGGGCCACATCGCCCAGGACCTAAGGCTGGAGCTGCAAGAGCTGGTGCCCCGCTTGTTCCAGTTGGATTCCAAAGGTCTTGGGGATCTTCTGGAGGTAAATCTGCAGAATGGCATTTTGTTTGTGAATTCTCGGATCGACCGGGAGGAGCTGTGCGGGCGGAGCGCGGAGTGCAGCATCCACTTGGAGGTGATCGTGGACCGGCCGCTGCAGGTGTTCCATGTGGAGGTGGAGGTGAAGGACATTAACGACAATCCTCCTGTATTCCTGGGGACACAAAAGAATCTGTTTATCGCTGAATCCAGGCCGCTTGACTCTCGGTTTCCACTAGAGGGCGCCTCCGACGCAGATATCGGGGAGAACGCTCTGTTGACTTACAGGCTGAGCTCCAGTGAGTACTTCTCTCTGGAGGTACCAACCACCGACCAACAGGTAAAACCTCTCAGTCTTGTGTTACGCAAACCTTTAGACAGGGAAGAATCTCCGGAACTTCATTTAGTGCTCACGGCCACTGACAGAGGCAAACCTGAGCTGACTGGCACCGTTCAGTTACTCATCAATGTGCTAGACGTCAATGACAACACTCCAGTTTTTGATAGAACACTCTATGCTGTGAAATTAGCAGAAAACGTCCCTAATGGAACGTTGGTAATTAAACTTAATGCCTCAGATGTAGACGAAGGCTTGAATGCggatattatttattcattctctaGTGACGCTTCTCCTGATATAAAATTTAAGTTCTACATAGACCCTGTAAGTGGGGAAATTACAGTTACAGGACGCATcgattttgaagaaagaaaaacctaCAAAATCCGAGTAGAGGCGACTGATAAAGGCTACCCACCCCTGACTGGTCACTGTACAGTTCTCGTGGAAGTTTTGGATACTAATGACAATGCTCCTAAGTTGACTATCAAAACTCTCTGGCTCCCGGTCAAAGAGGATGCACAGCTGGGGACAATCATCGCCCTGATCAGTGTGATTGACGGAGATGAAGGTGAAAATGGACAGGTGACCTGTTCTCTGACGCCTCATGTCCCCTTCAAGCTAGTGTCCACCTTCAAGAATTACTATTCGCTGGTCCTGGATAGTGCCTTGGATCGTGAGAGCGTAGCGAACTATGAAGTAGTGGTGACCGCGAGGGACGGGGGCTCACCTCCGTTGTCGGCCAAGGCCAGCGTGTCCGTGGAGGTGGCTGACGTGAACGACAACGCGCCCGCGTTCCCGCAGCCCGAGTACACGGTGTTCGTGAAGGAGAACAACTCGCCCGGCTGCCACATCTTCACGGTGTCGGCTCGGGACGCGGACGCGCAGGAGAACGCGCTGGTGTCCTACTCGCTGGTGGAGCGGAGGGTGGGCGACCGCGCGCTGTCGAGCTACGTGTCGGTGCACGCGGAGAGCGGCAAAGTGTACGCGCTGCAGCCGCTGGACCACGAGGAGCTGGAGCTGCTGCAGTTCCAGGTGAGCGCGCGCGACGCGGGCGTGCCGCCCCTGGGCAGCAACGTGACGCTGCAGGTGTTCGTGCTGGACGAGAACGACAACGCGCCTGCGCTGCTGCCGCCTGGGCCAGGCGGAGGACCCAGCGCGGTGAGCCAAGTGGTATCCAGGTCCGTGGACGCGGGCCACGTGGTGGCGAAGGTGCGCGCGGTGGACGCGGACTCGGGCTACAACGCGTGGCTGTCGTACGAGCTGCAGCCGGCGGCGGGTGGCGCACGCAGCCCGTTCCGCGTGGGGCTGTACACCGGCGAGATCAGCACCACGCGCGCCCTGGACGAGGCGGACGCGCCGCGCCAGAGCCTGCTGGTGCTGGTGAAGGACCACGGCGAGCCGGCGCTGACGGCCACGGCCACCGTGCTGCTATCGCTGGAGGACAGCGGCCAGGCGCCCAAGGCCTCTTCGCGGGCGTTGTCTGGTGCAGCCGGCGCAGAGACGGCGTTAGTGGATGTGAACGTGTACCTGATCATCGCCATCTGCGCGGTGTCCAGCCTGTTGGTGCTTACACTGCTGCTGTACATGGCGCTGCGGTGCTCGGCGCCGCCCAGTGAAGGCGTGTGCGGGCCGGTGAAGCCCAGGCTGGTGTGCTCCAGCGCTGTGGGAAGCTGGTCTTACTCGCAGGAGAGGCGACAGAGGGTGTGCTCTGGGGAGGGGCCGCCCAAGACCGACCTCATGGCCTTCAGCCCCAGCCTACCTCCGTGTCCTGGATCTGTAGCCAATGATCCACAGGCTTCTTTGGACTCCTCTGGTAAGGTGGgtcattcaatattttatttgttcatttttgtattcCATCTTGAAAAATATCTTAATTATCTTCTAAGGCATATTAGAATGGTTTTCATCCATTTATCCTAG
- the LOC129633762 gene encoding protocadherin alpha-10-like, producing MMLVYRPSGLSTRRLLLSFLFVAAWDAGSGQVHYSVLEEAKHGTFVGRIAQDLGLELAELVPRLFQIASKGRGDLLEVNLQNGILFVNSRIDREELCGRKAECSIHLEVIVERPLQVFHVEVEVKDINDNRPVFSTSEQKLSILESQPLDSRFPLEGASDADIGENAMLTYGLSSNEFFTLDIINKKDKGKLPVLVLSKLLDREENPQLRLLLTATDGGKPELTGSVTLQILVLDANDNAPVFDQTVYEVKMYENSANQTLVIWLNASDADEGINKEVIYSFSSLVPPTIRRKFLINERTGEVRINDAIDFEDSNTYEIHVDVTDKGNLPMVGHCTILVEILDENDNSPEVVFTSLALPVREDAQVGTVISLISVSDRDSGANGQVTCSLTPESPFKLVSTFKNYYSLVLDSVLDHESVANYEVVVTARDGGSPSLSATASVSVEVADMNDNAPTFAQPEYTVFIKENNPPGCHIFTVSARDADAQENALVYYSLVERRVGERALSSYVSVHAESGKVYALQPLDHEELELLQFQVSARDAGVPPLGSNVTLQVFVLDENDNAPALLPPGPGGGPSAVSQVVSRSVGAGHVVAKVRAMDVDSGYNAWLSYELQPVGGGARSPFRVGLYTGEISTTRALDEADAPRQHLLVLVKDHGEPALTATATVLLSLEDSGQAPKASSRALSSAAGAETALVDVNVYLIIAICAVSSLLVLTLLLYTALRCSAPPSEGACGPVKPRLVCSSAVGSWSYCQQKRQKVCSGEGPPKTDLIAFSPSLPQCPKPEVEVEEQSIGGDHSIKCPLHHLLIDTSIFSKCHVY from the exons ATGATGTTGGTCTACAGACCCAGCGGTCTGAGCACCCGGCGCCTGCTTCTCTCCTTTCTGTTTGTTGCAGCCTGGGACGCTGGGAGCGGCCAGGTCCACTACTCGGTCCTGGAGGAGGCTAAACACGGCACTTTCGTGGGTCGCATCGCTCAGgacctggggctggagctggcgGAGCTCGTGCCCCGCCTTTTCCAGATTGCATCCAAAGGCCGCGGGGACCTTCTGGAGGTAAATCTGCAGAATGGCATTTTGTTTGTGAATTCTCGGATCGACCGGGAGGAGCTGTGCGGGCGGAAAGCGGAGTGCAGCATCCACCTGGAGGTGATCGTGGAACGGCCGCTCCAGGTATTCCATGTGGAGGTGGAGGTGAAGGACATTAACGACAACCGGCCGGTTTTCTCCACCTCAGAACAAAAGCTCTCAATTCTGGAATCTCAACCGCTTGACTCTCGATTTCCTCTAGAAGGCGCATCTGATGCGGATATTGGAGAGAACGCAATGCTTACTTACGGACTCAGTTCAAATGAGTTTTTCACTCTTGATATTATAAACAAAAAGGACAAAGGCAAATTACCAGTGCTTGTTTTAAGCAAACTGCTGGATCGTGAAGAAAACCCTCAGCTTCGGTTGTTATTAACGGCAACTGATGGAGGCAAACCTGAACTTACCGGATCTGTTACTCTGCAGATCCTGGTGTTAGATGCTAATGACAATGCACCTGTATTTGACCAAACCGTGTACGAAGTTAAGATGTATGAAAATTCAGCGAACCAAACATTAGTCATTTGGCTAAATGCTTCTGATGCGGATGAAGGGATAAACAAGGAAGTAATATATTCATTTAGCTCTTTGGTTCCACCCACCATAAGaaggaaatttttaattaatgaaagaaCGGGAGAAGTAAGAATCAATGATGCCATTGACTTCGAAGATAGTAACACTTACGAAATTCATGTAGATGTTACAGATAAAGGAAACTTACCCATGGTTGGTCACTGCACCATCCTAGTGGAAATCCTGGATGAAAATGATAATTCACCTGAGGTGGTTTTCACTTCTTTGGCTCTCCCGGTGCGAGAGGATGCTCAGGTAGGTACTGTCATATCCCTGATCAGCGTGTCCGACCGTGACTCCGGCGCCAACGGGCAGGTGACCTGCTCACTAACACCTGAAAGCCCCTTCAAACTAGTGTCCACCTTCAAGAATTACTATTCACTCGTGTTGGACAGCGTCTTGGATCACGAGAGTGTGGCGAACTATGAGGTGGTGGTGACTGCGAGAGATGGGGGCTCGCCTTCATTGTCGGCCACGGCCAGTGTGTCCGTGGAGGTGGCCGACATGAACGACAATGCGCCCACCTTCGCGCAGCCCGAGTACACAGTGTTCATAAAGGAGAACAACCCGCCCGGCTGCCACATCTTCACCGTGTCGGCGCGAGACGCGGACGCTCAGGAGAACGCGCTGGTGTACTACTCGCTGGTGGAGCGACGGGTGGGAGAGCGCGCGTTGTCGAGCTACGTGTCGGTGCACGCAGAGAGCGGCAAGGTGTACGCGCTGCAGCCGCTGGACCACGAGGAGCTGGAGCTGCTGCAGTTCCAGGTGAGCGCGCGCGATGCGGGCGTGCCGCCCCTGGGCAGCAACGTGACGCTGCAGGTGTTCGTGCTGGACGAGAACGACAACGCGCCAGCGCTGCTGCCACCCGGGCCAGGTGGAGGACCCAGCGCGGTGAGCCAAGTGGTATCCAGGTCCGTGGGCGCGGGCCACGTGGTGGCGAAGGTGCGCGCGATGGACGTGGATTCGGGCTACAACGCGTGGCTGTCGTACGAGCTGCAGCCGGTGGGGGGTGGCGCACGCAGCCCGTTCCGCGTGGGGCTGTACACCGGCGAGATCAGCACCACGCGCGCCCTGGACGAGGCGGACGCGCCGCGCCAGCACCTGCTGGTGCTGGTGAAGGACCACGGCGAGCCGGCGCTGACGGCCACGGCCACCGTGCTGCTGTCGCTGGAGGACAGCGGCCAGGCGCCCAAGGCCTCTTCGCGGGCGTTGTCTAGTGCAGCTGGCGCAGAGACGGCGTTAGTGGATGTGAACGTGTACCTGATCATCGCCATCTGCGCGGTGTCCAGCCTGTTGGTGCTCACGCTGCTGCTGTACACGGCGCTGCGGTGCTCGGCGCCGCCCAGTGAGGGCGCGTGCGGGCCGGTGAAGCCCAGGCTGGTGTGCTCCAGCGCGGTGGGGAGCTGGTCTTACTGTCAGCAGAAGCGGCAGAAGGTGTGCTCTGGGGAGGGGCCGCCCAAGACCGACCTCATCGCCTTCAGTCCCAGTCTTCCGCAGTGTCCGAAACCAGAGGTGGAAGTGGAAGAACAGTCTATTGGAGGCGACCACTCTATCAAG tGCCCTCTGCATCACCTTTTGATTGATACTTCAATTTTTAGTAAATGCCATGTAtactaa